One genomic region from Pecten maximus chromosome 5, xPecMax1.1, whole genome shotgun sequence encodes:
- the LOC117326717 gene encoding carnosine synthase 1-like, whose amino-acid sequence MAAQEYAMYPDQVREKLAGKSILIIGASKCGHRHVWDIFSNLKIQITIVSHETTNCGASTVDKFICYDYVTDRLDIEKHASNIVQLLGDRVGDIDGCFTFTEPDTPMTAAICQKLGLRGFHPHAAVTVRSKQNTYEALRSETSTNIYQTSKYSPISYRIQKEEDIKEAKQIKYPAILKPENDASSWGVVEVISEEDCMQQYNRIQNSFGTSNYGGSFGKSMVLMEFLEGLSYNVDLVIYGGELMAAFITDIGLYVPDMFNDTTTCQPTNLSEELRDQLITAAHQCCCKVGLLNGVFNTEFKMTKCGFKVIEINGRTGCYRRCIVYKNTHGVLLWEIAAAIACGIKPYFPEVPARCFAVGAYLFIKFHGEQFLKESVNFKLRSLAEANDILLDMRTETVDLGCLEEFPIPFCHIVALNKTSIKQARQTLVQICQDLGFSRADYDIERFTSVWA is encoded by the exons ATGGCTGCACAGGAGTATGCTATGTATCCTGACCAAGTAAGAGAAAAACTGGCCGGAAAGAGCATACTGATAATTGGTGCAAGTAAATGTGGTCACAGACATGTGTGGGACATCTTCTCAAATTTAAAAATCCAG ATCACCATAGTGTCACACGAAACAACAAATTGTGGGGCAAGCACAGTGGATAAATTTATCTGCTATGATTATGTCACAGACCGGTTAGATATCGAGAAACACGCAAGTAACATCGTCCAACTTCTTGGCGATCGAGTTGGTGATATTGACGGATGTTTTACCTTCACGGAACCGGATACACCAATGACAGCTGCCATATGTCAGAAACTTGGACTCAGAGGATTTCATCCCCACGCAGCCGTGACAGTTAGGAGCAAGCAAAACACCTACGAAGCCCTTAGATCAGAAACAAGTACCAACATATATCAGACGTCAAAGTATTCGCCTATTTCCTACCGCATTCAAAAGGAGGAGGATATCAAAGAGGCCAAGCAGATAAAATACCCTGCCATTCTTAAGCCTGAGAATGACGCTAGTTCCTGGGGAGTTGTGGAGGTGATATCCGAGGAAGACTGTATGCAGCAGTATAACAGAATCCAGAACAGCTTTGGAACATCAAACTATGGTGGATCGTTTGGAAAGTCAATGGTTTTAATGGAATTCTTGGAAGGCCTTTCCTACAATGTTGACCTGGTGATATATGGAGGAGAGCTCATGGCCGCTTTTATTACTGACATCGGTCTCTACGTCCCTGACATGTTTAATGATACCACTACCTGCCAACCTACCAACTTGTCTGAGGAACTCAGAGATCAGCTAATTACCGCTGCCCATCAATGCTGTTGTAAAGTCGGGTTACtcaatggagttttcaacacagAGTTTAAGATGACAAAATGCGGGTTTAAAGTCATTGAAATCAATGGAAGAACAGGCTGTTATCGTAGATGTATCGTCTACAAGAATACACATGGCGTTCTCCTTTGGGAGATCGCAGCCGCCATTGCTTGTGGAATCAAGCCTTATTTTCCAGAAGTACCTGCTAGATGTTTTGCTGTCGGGGCCTACCTTTTTATTAAATTCCACGGGGAGCAATTTCTCAAGGAAAGTGTCAATTTTAAGTTAAGGTCATTGGCTGAAGCAAACGACATACTTCTGGACATGAGAACCGAAACTGTAGACCTTGGCTGTCTGGAAGAATTCCCAATACCATTCTGTCATATAGTAGCTCTCAACAAGACGAGTATAAAGCAAGCGAGACAAACACTCGTGCAGATTTGTCAGGACCTCGGATTTTCTAGAGCCGATTATGACATTGAGCGATTCACAAGTGTATGGGCATAG